Proteins encoded in a region of the Arvicanthis niloticus isolate mArvNil1 chromosome 16, mArvNil1.pat.X, whole genome shotgun sequence genome:
- the Erlin2 gene encoding erlin-2 isoform X2, with the protein MAQLGAVVAVASSFFCASLFSAVHKIEEGHIGVYYRGGALLTSTSGPGFHLMLPFITSYKSVQTTLQTDEVKNVPCGTSGGVMIYFDRIEVVNFLVPNAVYDIVKNYTADYDKALIFNKIHHELNQFCSVHTLQEVYIELFDQIDENLKLALQQDLTSMAPGLVIQAVRVTKPNIPEAIRRNYELMESEKTKLLIAAQKQKVVEKEAETERKKALIEAEKVAQVAEITYGQKVMEKETEKKISEIEDAAFLAREKAKADAECYTALKIAEANKLKLTPEYLQLMKYKAIASNSKIYFGRDIPDMFMDSAAGLGKQFEGLSDKLDFGLEDEPLEATTKDN; encoded by the exons ATGGCTCAGTTAGGAGCAGTTGTGGCAGTGGCTTCCAGTTTCTTTTGTGCATCTCTCTTCTCTGCCGTGCACAAGATAGAAGAGGGACATATTGGAGTATATTACAg AGGTGGTGCTCTGCTGACCTCCACCAGTGGCCCGGGTTTCCATCTCATGCTCCCGTTCATCACATCCTATAAGTCTGTACAG ACCACGCTCCAAACCGATGAAGTGAAGAACGTACCATGTGGAACCAG TGGTGGTGTGATGATCTACTTTGACAGAATTGAAGTGGTGAACTTCCTGGTCCCAAATGCAG TGTATGACATAGTGAAGAACTATACTGCAGACTACGACAAGGCCCTCATCTTCAACAAGATCCATCACGAGCTTAACCAGTTCTGCAGCGTTCACACACTTCAGGAAGTCTATATCGAGCTGTTTG ATCAAATCGATGAAAACCTCAAGTTGGCTTTGCAACAGGACCTGACCTCCATGGCCCCTGGGCTTGTTATCCAA GCTGTACGAGTGACAAAGCCCAATATACCTGAGGCAATCCGCAGGAACTATGAGTTGAT GGAAAGCGAGAAGACGAAGCTTCTCATTGCAGCCCAGAAACAGAAGGTGgtggaaaaggaggcagaaacagagcgGAAGAAGGCCCTCATTG AGGCAGAAAAGGTGGCACAGGTTGCAGAAATCACCTATGGTCAGAAGGTGatggaaaaggagacagagaagaagattTCAGAAATTGAAG ATGCTGCCTTTCTGGCCCGGGAGAAAGCGAAGGCTGATGCCGAGTGCTACACTGCTCTGAAGATCGCAGAAGCAAACAAG CTCAAGCTGACTCCAGAATACCTGCAGCTGATGAAGTACAAGGCCATTGCCTCCAACAGCAAGATTTACTTCGGCAGAGACATCCCCGACATGTTCATGGACTCCGCGGCTGGTCTGGGCAAGCAGTTCGAGGGACTGAGTGACAAGCTGGACTTTGGCCTAGAAGATGAGCCCCTAGAGGCAACCACAAAGGataattga